The DNA segment GCGTGCCTCCGCGACGATCGCCGCCAGCACGTCCACCGCCTCGGCGGGTTCCAGTTCCTCGTTGACGACCAGCAGATGCCGGGCCCCGCATTCGGCGGCCAGTTCCACCACGCAACCGATCTCGTCGCCGGAAAGCCGCCCGTTCAACCGGATCACCTCGACGTCGAGCACACCCAGCCCGGTGGCTTCGAGCGCCGCGAGCACCCGATGGCGACGGCGTGCGTCGGCGCCGAGGTCCGCGACCACCGGTTCACGGCTGCCCGCGCCGCGCAGGGTCACCGCGTCGAAACCGGCTTCCGCGGCCGCCGCGACGAACACCTCCGGGTCGGTGTCCAGGAAGTCCAGGCAGGCCAGGGCGAGGTGGCGACGCGGCATCGAAATCACCGTTCCCGCAACAGGTTTGTCCCGTCCCAGCCTTGCGCGGCCTTGGCCACCCTCCGGTAGAGACCGGTGAGGTAGGGCGTGTCCTCGTAGATCTCGATCAGGTGCCCCACGTGGGGGCCGGGGTCGAGGAACACGAACCGCACCTCCGGGGTAGACGCGTCCATCACGACCCGCGCGCCGTCGGCCACCAGCCGGTCGCGGGCGTCGTTGATGTCGTCGACGAAACAGGCCACGTGGTGGATGCCGGTCGCGCCCCTGCGCATGTCCTTCTCGAGTGCCACCGGTTCCAGCGCGTGGTGGTGCACGAACTCGACCATCACCGGTCCCCATTGCCCCAGCGCGCAGGTGTGGTCGAACACCCCGCCTCCTTCGCCGGGCACGTCGACGTACTCGGTCGGAACGTGTTCGCGGACGTAGAAGGGCCCGGCTCCGTAACGCCGGTGCCACGCGGTCGCGGCGGCGCGTACGTCCGTGGTCGCGTAGGCGATCTGCACCATCCGCATTCCGCTCGGCAGGCTCATGATCGCCGCCACGTCGGCCGTGCCTCGTTCCATGCGATCCGGCCCGCCAGCACGTCGGCGACCCCCGCACCTTCCGGCATCACAGGGTCGGCCCAGGCCAGCGGCGAATCCGTCAGCTGCACCAGCGTGCCGAAACCGGAGCTGGGACGGATGAACGTCTCGTCCCAGCACCCGGTACCCGTTCGGGTGTCCACAGTGGAGTATCCGGCCGCCTCCAGCCGCGCGGCGGCTTCGGTGACGTCATGCACAAAGCAGGTCATGTGGTGGAAACCGGGACCGCGCTTGTCGAGATAGGCCGCGAGATAGGACTCCTCGTGCAACGGCTGGAGCAGCTCGATCTTCACCCCCGGCGGGAAACTCAGCTGCAACGACCGGATCCCGAGCCGGTCGTCGTCGCCGCCCGCGATCAGCTTTCCGCCGAACAACTCGGTGTAAAGCGGTGCCGCGGCGGCGAGGTCGCGCACCGCGACGGCGACGTGGTCGAAGCGGGTGACCAGCCCGGCGAGTTCATCGACCGCACCGGGAACGAGATCCTCGATCACGGGAGCTCGATCCCGAGTTCGGCGCAGATCGCCTCCCGCAGCCGGAACTTCTGGATCTTGGTGGCTGCCATCGGCCACTCCTCGACGAGCCTGATGTGCCGGGGCAGCTTGAAACTCGCGATCCTGCCGTGCAGCCAATCCCCCAGTTCCTCTCCGGTGACGGCCTTCCCGGCACGCAGTTCGACCGCGGCGGCGGGAACCTCGACGAGCCGTTCGTCCGGGATGCCGACGACCTGGGCGATGTTCACCGCGGGATGCTGTTGCAGCGCTTCCTCGATCTCGACGGCCGCGACGTTTTCCCCGCCGACCTTCAGCATGTCCTTGAGGCGGCCCAGATACGAGATCCTGCCGTCGGCGTCGACGGCGCCGATGTCCCCGGTGTGGAACCAGCCCTCGGCGTCGATGACGGCGGCGGTTTCCTCCGGCGCGTTGTGGTAACCCTCGAACATCGAGTACCCGCGCACGCAGATCTCGCCGCGTTCCCCGGTCGCAACCTCGGCACCGCTCTCCGGGTCCGCGATCCGGATCTGGATACCGGGAAACGGCGGTCCGCTGGTGTTGGTCCGTTGTTCCAGGGTGTCGGTGGGGACGGAGAAGGAGACACAGCCGCCGGTCTCCGTGGAGCCGTAGGCGGTGACGACCGCGGCATGTGGAAACCGTCCCTGCAGGGCCCGCAGGGTCGCGGGCGGGGCGACACCGTTGACCACCCGCACATCGCTCCAGTCCACTGTGGAGAAGTCGGGGTGGTTGGTCACCGCCTGGGTGATGGTCGGGAACGTCGGATAGAAGTGGGTGAGCCGGACCCGCCGGAGCATCGCGATCGCCGCGTCGGGTTCGAAGTGCTCCATGGACATGAACGTGGCGCCGACGTAGAAACAACCGTTCATCGGCAGCACCGAGGACATGTGGAACATCGGCAGCGGATCCCAGAACCGGTCCGCGCCATGAACGTCGAGCCGTTCGGCCACCGCGATCGCGTTACGCACCACCATCTCGTGCGACAGCGCGCAGCCCTTCGGTTTCGCGGTGGTGCCGGAGGTGTACATCATCATGCCGATGCCGCGCAGGGGAACCTGACGGCGCAGGGCGTGCACCTCCTCCGGCGACACCCGCGCCGCGTCGGCGTAGAACCGCTCCGCGGTGAGGTACGCGGGCGCGGTGTTCTCGTCGTTCTCGTCGCCGAGCACCACCACGGCCTCGAGCGCGGGCACCGACGGTACCGGGAAAGCGTCGGCACGGCCGGGATCCAGTTCCGGTATGGCGGCCTCGATCCGCGCGGTCAGCGCGAACGGCTGCCCGGACTGGGCGGCCGAGACCAGAACCTTGATCCCGGCGTCACCGAGGACGTGCGCGAGATCATCACCCTGGTAGCGGGCGTTGATGAGCACGGCGACGGCGCCGATCATCGCCGCGCCGTAGGAGATCCTGGCGAAATCGGGGCAGTTCGCCATCAGCACGCCGACGTGGTCGCCCGGCCCGACGCCCATGGCTCGCAGGGCACGCGCGGCCAGTTCCACGTCCTCGGCGAGTCGCGCGAACGTCAGCCGCTCGCGGGGGAAGACCAGAGCCTCGGCCCGCGGCCACAGCGCGGCGGCACGCACCACCACGTCGCCGAGGGGAACCGCCTCGGCCCAGCCGCCTGGTCCGGTCGGTGCACCGGCGGCCGCCGCGACGCTCAGCGCCGGCGCCTGGTGCGAGGACGTCTCCGTTGTCGTCACCGCGGTGTCCTTCCTGCTGTCCTTTCAGCCGGTCGGCGATCAGAACGACCTGGGCAAACCTGCCATCTCGGCGATCGAGTTGCGAGCCATCTCGTTCGCGATGGGGCCGATCCGGTAGAGCCGGGCGTCCCGCCAGTACCGCTGCATCTGGGTCTCCAGCGCGTAGCCCATGCCACCGAAGATCTGGATGCCACGGTCGGCCGCGGTCACGGCGCCCTCGGACGCGACGATCTTCGCCATGTTGGCGTGCATACCGCATTCCAGCCCTTCGGACTGGCGCCATGCCGCCTCGTACACCAGCAGTTCCGCGGACTTCTGCGCGATCAGCATGTCGGCGTAGTAGTGCTGGAGTACCTGCACCTGACCGAGTTTGCGGCCGAAGACGTCCCGCTCGTCGAGGTAGCGCTTCGCCTCCTCGATGACACCGTCGAGGATGCCGAGCGCGAGCGCCGACATGACGATCCGCTCGTTGTTGAGGGTCTTCAGCAGCATGTACCAGGCCTGGCCCGGTTCACCGAGGACAAGGTCGTCCGGCACGAACACGTCGTCGAGGAAGACTTCGCAGGATCCGACGTTCTTCATGCCCAGCTTGGGAATCTGCCTGCACTCGACGCCCCTGGTCTCGCGCGGGACGAGGAAGAGTGTGGTGCCCCTGGTCTTCTTCTCGGGGTTGCGGTCGCTGCGGGCGAGCAGCAGCAGGTAGTCGGCGACGTGCGCCTGGGTGGACCAGATCTTCTGGCCGTTGATGACCCAGCCGCCGTCCGTGCGGTCGGCGGTGGTCTTGAGGGAGCCGAGCAGGTCGGTGCCACCCCCGGGTTCGGTGAGCGAGATGGCGAACTTCGTGCGCCCCTCGGCGATGTCGGGCAGGAAGCGGCGCTTCTGCTCCTCGTCGCCGTAGTAGCCGACGGACTTGGCTCCCGCGAAGGCGTTGATGCCCCAGATCCAGGCGATGCCACCCAGCGAACGGGCGAGCTCGCGGATCAGGACGACCTGGTCCAGCTCGGTACCGCCGGAGCCGCCGTACTCCTCGTCGATCGCGATCCCGTGAAAGCCCGCCTCGGCCATCTTCTGGAACAGCGCGTGCGGGTACTCGAACTCCTGCTTCTCCAGTTCGAGGGCCGCCTCCTTCGGGCACTCCTTCTCGACCCACGCCCGGACGGTTTTCCGGAACGCCTCCTGCTCGTCGGTGAGCGCGAAGTCCACGGTCCCTCCTGATCAGCCACAGCTCTGGGATTTCCACCAAACGATTGCTTGGTTAATGGAACACTGGGTCCGAGGTGATGTCAAGCACGTGGCGGGCTTTTATCTACCAATCGTTTGGTGTAAAAATGGGGAAGGGCGTACGAAAGGAAGACCCATGACCCGCGTGCATATCGACCACATCGCGCTCTGCGTGAAGGACCTCGACCAGGCCATCGCCGACTGGAAGGACATTCTCGGCGTACTCACGCCCGAGATGACCGAGACGATCACATACTCCAGGGGCAGCTCGGACGGGACGGAAATGGTGTGGGCCACCTTCCAGAATCCCGATCCCACGGGCGTCTCGATCCAGATGTGGGCACCGGGCTCCCCGGACAGCTGGGTGCACAAGGTGCTCGCCAAGCGCGGCGAGTTCGTCCACCACATCGCGTTCCTGAGCGACAACTTCGGTCACACCATGCAGCAGTGCCGTGCCGCGGGGCTGCCCGTGCTTCTCGACGAGGACAGCCACCCCGACACGATGCCCTGGCTCAAGTGGAACTTCCTTCCCGAATCGAAGGCTCACGGCGTGCTCATCGAGCTCGCCACCCGCTACCAGGTCGGCGGCGACCGCTGGCTGCCGCATCCCGGCAACGCCGAGAACGCCGAACTGAACAAGGAATGGACCCAGCGCTTCTACACCGACCCTGGGCTGCAGGGTGGAGGCAAGCCGTGAGGATCAACGTCGACATGGCGCTCTGCCAGAACTACGGGCAGTGCGTCTTCGCCGCGCCGGAGCACTTCGACCTCGACGAGGCCGGTGACCTCGTTCATCAGGCGAGCGCGGACGAATCGGCGCGTGCCGACGTCGAGGCCGCCGCCATGGCGTGCCCGGTGCAGGCCATCACCATCGAGGGGTGACGCATGTCGACTCTCCCTGCCCGGCGGATCGTGGTCGTCGGCGGCTCGCTCGGCGGCCTGCGGGCGACCGAAGCGCTACTGGCGGGCGGCTGGGACGGTGAGATCGTAGTGCTCTCGGACGAACCACACGTCCCCTACACCCGGCCACCGCTGTCCAAGGCCGCGCTCGCGGGTGGCCCCGATCTCGCGACGCTCGCGGTCAAACAGCGTCCCGAGGCGGCACGTGCCGAATGGCGGTTCGGCGCCACGGTGGTGGCCGCCGATCTCGCCGCGCGCACGGTCACCCTCGCCGACGGCGAAACCGTGGCCTACGACGGTCTTGTCGCCGCCACCGGTGTGCGCCCGCGACGGCTTCCTTCGCGGATCGACCACACCGGCGGCGCCGCGCACGTCGTACGGACCATTGAGGACTGTCGCGTGCTGCATTCCGCGCTGCGCACCGGTTCTCGTGTGGTGGTGATCGGTGCCGGGTTCATCGGCTGCGAGGTCGCCGCCACGGCGGTCGGCCTCGGCTGCGAGGTCACGGTAGTCGCCGCCGACGAGTCACCAATGCTGGCTCCGCTGGGCCGCACGGTCGGTGACGCGGTCCGCCGACGACACGAACGCGCGGGTGTGAAGTTCCGCCTTGGCGTCTCGGTGTCGGCTGTAGACCATGGCTATTCGGTTTCCCTCTCTGACGGATCGCGTGTGGACGGTGACGTCGTCGTCCAGTCCATCGGCTCCGCCCCGTGTGTCGGCTGGCTGTCCGGCAACGGGCTCGACCTCGCCGACGGTGTGGCGACCGACAACGGAATGCGCGCCGGCGGGATCACCGGCGTCGTCGCGGTCGGTGATGTCGCACGCTTCCCGAACCCGCTCTTCGACGACGTGCCACGCAGGGTCGAGCACTGGCAGACGCCGATGGAGACCGCGCGCCGCGCGGCGGTCACCCTGCTCGCCGACCTCGCCGGTCACGACGCCGACCCGGCACCGTTCACGCCACTGCCCTCGTTCTGGTCCGACCAGTTCGATCTGCGGCTCCAGTCGTTCGGCGCGCTCGGTATCGCCGACCGGACCGAGGTGCTGGAAGGTGACCTCGGCGGTCAGGCGGTTGTCGGCTACTTCCGCGGCACTCTGCTCGTCGGTGCCCTTCTGCTCGGTATGCCGAAACGGGCGGTGGCAGTCCGCAAACGCCTGCTCGCCGGGCTCACCGATCCCCAACCCACGTACGCGGCCTGAACGTTTCCCTGACGGCCAAAGGAGGCCAGATGACCTACGTGATCGCAGAGCCCTGTGTCGACCTGCAGGACAAGGCGTGTATCGACGAATGCCCCGTCGATTGCATCTACGAGGGCCCCAGAATGCTCTACATCCAGCCCGACGAATGCGTCGACTGCGGAGCGTGCGAACCGGTCTGCCCCGTCGAGGCGATCTACTACGAGGACGACGTCCCCGCCGAGTTCGCCGCCTACACCAAGGTGAACGCGGAGTTCTTCGACAGCATCGGTAGTCCCGGCGGCGCCAGCGGGCACGGGGTCGCGGACGCCGACCATCCGCGGGTGGCCGGACTGCCCGCGCAGGCGCCCGCGTGAACGGAGCCGACGTGCATCTCGCCGCCACCACCACCGCGCTGCGCACCGTGGTCGCCGAACCCGTCACCGCGGCCGCGCCCCGGCCCGGTGAGGCACTGCTGGCCGTCGAAAGGGTCGGGATCTGCGGAACCGATCTGCACATCTGGGACGGCAGTTACGCCACCGGGCTCCCCCTTGTCCAGGGTCACGAGATCAGCGCGACCGTCGCCGCGCTGCCAGGCGACTACGACGGTCCACTCGCCATCGGCGACCGGGTGGCCGTGGAACCCGTGGTGTCGTGCGGAACGTGTTACCCGTGCCGGATCGGGCGGCGCAACACCTGCCGGTCGATGGACGCGGTGGGGGTGCACCGGCCGGGCGGATTTCAGGAGATAGTGTGGGTACCGGTGGAAAACTGCCACCTCGCGCGGGAACTCGGGGCCGATGTCGCCGCGCTCGCCGAGACACTGTCGGTGAGCCTGCGTGCGGTCACCAGGCCCGGCGTGCGGGCGGGTGAGCGGGTGCTGATCCTCGGTGCGGGCCCGATCGGACTCGGCGCCGTGATCGCCGCACGCGACGCGGGTGCGGAGGTCATGGTCACCGATCTGCATCAGTCCAGATTGGACCTCGCCCGCGCACTCGGAGCCACGGAAACGGTGCGCGGCATCGAGGAGCTGCCCGAGCGGGTCGCCGCATGGACGTCCGGGGACGGAGTGCCCGTGGTGATCGAGGCGACCGGTGTCGCCGCCGTCGCGGAACGGGCCTTCGAAGTGGTCGCGACCGCGGGGCGGATCTCGCTCGTCGGCGTGTCGGAGCAGACCGCGCATCTCGGGATGCGTGCGTTCACCGCCAAGGAGCTGGATGTCTACGGCAGCCGGTCCACACTGGACTTCCCTGCCGCGATCGCACTCGCGGGACGGCACCACGACGACGTCCGCCGGTTGATCAGCCACGAGTTCGGGCTCACCGAAGTCGGCGACGCGCTGGCCTTCGCCCACGATACCCCGCATTCGGTGGTGAAAACCGTCATCGCGGTGGGCTGACCTTCCAACAGGGCCACGCGTCCACCAAACCCACGCGCCCCGCCAGCACATCCGCGAGCGTCATCCCGTCGACCGGGCCGCTCCAGTCGCGGTCCGTGTCGACGAGCTGGATCAGGCCGCCCGTCCGGCGTGGCCGGAGAAAGGTTTCCCGCCACGTCGGATTGGCCAGGTCGGTGCCGACCGTCTCCCACCCCGCGGCCTCGACGGCGTCCACGGTGTGCGCCACATCGTGGACGACGAACGTGACGTGGTGGAACCCTTCGCCGCGCCGCTCGATGGTTTTGGCGAGAAGATTGTCGTCGCGCAACGGCTGCATCAGCTCGATCTTGAACCCGCCGAGCGTAAGGTGCACGATCCGGTTGCCGGTGTCGTCGTTGTCGCCACCGACAACGAACCGCCCGCCGAGCACGTCGGCGAACAGCGCCAGCGCCGCACGCGCGTCCCACACCGCGATCGCGACGTGGTCCAGCGTGCGAACCCCTGCCGTCAACTGATCTGCCCGCCGTCGACGACAAGCGTGCTGCCGGTGACGAAGGACGCGGCGTCGGAAGCCAGGAACACCACCGGGGCCGCGATCTCCTCCGGCCGCGCCCAGCGCCCGAGCGGGATCTCCGCGGCGTAGAGCCTGCCCATGCTGGCGTCGGCCTCGTAATGCTCGTGGGCACCGGAATCGACGAGGCCGGGCAGCACCACGTTGCTCCGCACCCCGTGCCCGCCCCATTC comes from the Prauserella marina genome and includes:
- a CDS encoding VOC family protein; this translates as MERGTADVAAIMSLPSGMRMVQIAYATTDVRAAATAWHRRYGAGPFYVREHVPTEYVDVPGEGGGVFDHTCALGQWGPVMVEFVHHHALEPVALEKDMRRGATGIHHVACFVDDINDARDRLVADGARVVMDASTPEVRFVFLDPGPHVGHLIEIYEDTPYLTGLYRRVAKAAQGWDGTNLLRER
- a CDS encoding VOC family protein, with protein sequence MIEDLVPGAVDELAGLVTRFDHVAVAVRDLAAAAPLYTELFGGKLIAGGDDDRLGIRSLQLSFPPGVKIELLQPLHEESYLAAYLDKRGPGFHHMTCFVHDVTEAAARLEAAGYSTVDTRTGTGCWDETFIRPSSGFGTLVQLTDSPLAWADPVMPEGAGVADVLAGRIAWNEARPTWRRS
- a CDS encoding class I adenylate-forming enzyme family protein; this translates as MTTTETSSHQAPALSVAAAAGAPTGPGGWAEAVPLGDVVVRAAALWPRAEALVFPRERLTFARLAEDVELAARALRAMGVGPGDHVGVLMANCPDFARISYGAAMIGAVAVLINARYQGDDLAHVLGDAGIKVLVSAAQSGQPFALTARIEAAIPELDPGRADAFPVPSVPALEAVVVLGDENDENTAPAYLTAERFYADAARVSPEEVHALRRQVPLRGIGMMMYTSGTTAKPKGCALSHEMVVRNAIAVAERLDVHGADRFWDPLPMFHMSSVLPMNGCFYVGATFMSMEHFEPDAAIAMLRRVRLTHFYPTFPTITQAVTNHPDFSTVDWSDVRVVNGVAPPATLRALQGRFPHAAVVTAYGSTETGGCVSFSVPTDTLEQRTNTSGPPFPGIQIRIADPESGAEVATGERGEICVRGYSMFEGYHNAPEETAAVIDAEGWFHTGDIGAVDADGRISYLGRLKDMLKVGGENVAAVEIEEALQQHPAVNIAQVVGIPDERLVEVPAAAVELRAGKAVTGEELGDWLHGRIASFKLPRHIRLVEEWPMAATKIQKFRLREAICAELGIELP
- a CDS encoding acyl-CoA dehydrogenase family protein; protein product: MDFALTDEQEAFRKTVRAWVEKECPKEAALELEKQEFEYPHALFQKMAEAGFHGIAIDEEYGGSGGTELDQVVLIRELARSLGGIAWIWGINAFAGAKSVGYYGDEEQKRRFLPDIAEGRTKFAISLTEPGGGTDLLGSLKTTADRTDGGWVINGQKIWSTQAHVADYLLLLARSDRNPEKKTRGTTLFLVPRETRGVECRQIPKLGMKNVGSCEVFLDDVFVPDDLVLGEPGQAWYMLLKTLNNERIVMSALALGILDGVIEEAKRYLDERDVFGRKLGQVQVLQHYYADMLIAQKSAELLVYEAAWRQSEGLECGMHANMAKIVASEGAVTAADRGIQIFGGMGYALETQMQRYWRDARLYRIGPIANEMARNSIAEMAGLPRSF
- a CDS encoding VOC family protein, with protein sequence MTRVHIDHIALCVKDLDQAIADWKDILGVLTPEMTETITYSRGSSDGTEMVWATFQNPDPTGVSIQMWAPGSPDSWVHKVLAKRGEFVHHIAFLSDNFGHTMQQCRAAGLPVLLDEDSHPDTMPWLKWNFLPESKAHGVLIELATRYQVGGDRWLPHPGNAENAELNKEWTQRFYTDPGLQGGGKP
- a CDS encoding ferredoxin, producing MRINVDMALCQNYGQCVFAAPEHFDLDEAGDLVHQASADESARADVEAAAMACPVQAITIEG
- a CDS encoding NAD(P)/FAD-dependent oxidoreductase; this encodes MSTLPARRIVVVGGSLGGLRATEALLAGGWDGEIVVLSDEPHVPYTRPPLSKAALAGGPDLATLAVKQRPEAARAEWRFGATVVAADLAARTVTLADGETVAYDGLVAATGVRPRRLPSRIDHTGGAAHVVRTIEDCRVLHSALRTGSRVVVIGAGFIGCEVAATAVGLGCEVTVVAADESPMLAPLGRTVGDAVRRRHERAGVKFRLGVSVSAVDHGYSVSLSDGSRVDGDVVVQSIGSAPCVGWLSGNGLDLADGVATDNGMRAGGITGVVAVGDVARFPNPLFDDVPRRVEHWQTPMETARRAAVTLLADLAGHDADPAPFTPLPSFWSDQFDLRLQSFGALGIADRTEVLEGDLGGQAVVGYFRGTLLVGALLLGMPKRAVAVRKRLLAGLTDPQPTYAA
- the fdxA gene encoding ferredoxin; amino-acid sequence: MTYVIAEPCVDLQDKACIDECPVDCIYEGPRMLYIQPDECVDCGACEPVCPVEAIYYEDDVPAEFAAYTKVNAEFFDSIGSPGGASGHGVADADHPRVAGLPAQAPA
- a CDS encoding zinc-binding dehydrogenase, with the protein product MNGADVHLAATTTALRTVVAEPVTAAAPRPGEALLAVERVGICGTDLHIWDGSYATGLPLVQGHEISATVAALPGDYDGPLAIGDRVAVEPVVSCGTCYPCRIGRRNTCRSMDAVGVHRPGGFQEIVWVPVENCHLARELGADVAALAETLSVSLRAVTRPGVRAGERVLILGAGPIGLGAVIAARDAGAEVMVTDLHQSRLDLARALGATETVRGIEELPERVAAWTSGDGVPVVIEATGVAAVAERAFEVVATAGRISLVGVSEQTAHLGMRAFTAKELDVYGSRSTLDFPAAIALAGRHHDDVRRLISHEFGLTEVGDALAFAHDTPHSVVKTVIAVG
- a CDS encoding VOC family protein, with the protein product MTAGVRTLDHVAIAVWDARAALALFADVLGGRFVVGGDNDDTGNRIVHLTLGGFKIELMQPLRDDNLLAKTIERRGEGFHHVTFVVHDVAHTVDAVEAAGWETVGTDLANPTWRETFLRPRRTGGLIQLVDTDRDWSGPVDGMTLADVLAGRVGLVDAWPCWKVSPPR